One Drosophila willistoni isolate 14030-0811.24 chromosome 2R unlocalized genomic scaffold, UCI_dwil_1.1 Seg167, whole genome shotgun sequence DNA segment encodes these proteins:
- the LOC6646784 gene encoding putative gustatory receptor 39b produces MVYTLSPLIKYFGVLGLVPWAEQPSRQLAQKLYTFAIVLVQILSYALAMSAPLKDLDLPVSQLVSDIVFTAHMVTTSVILLQAMFQYEEFYDFCMELKSLNLRFQREVKVPANSLPRMRSLKLLFLGSASIFTLIPGIYMGIITNSYVGYFLYSLGSVLINRCQTVLLLINAELLTFHAELLCQQLQQILSCRQMRYNCILEGDCQRLTSVELLLSLKQAYMELYGLYNRFNALYGWSMLFIFVVMFLDSTVNIYWTLLSLSDAYSYVYIGISCASFMPQLALMLALCSSGEFCKRQHELIGSQIRGVSCALQVQKQSVHQGYSALVVEFSMQVEQDPLVINAEGFMDIDYGLLMSIFTAMVTYLIVLMQFGTF; encoded by the exons ATGGTATACACCCTTAGTCCTTTGATTAAGTACTTTGGAGTCCTAGGACTGGTGCCGTGGGCCGAGCAACCTTCTCGGCAACTGGCGCAGAAGTTGTACacttttgcaattgttttggTGCAAATATTATCTTATGCTCTGGCCATGTCGGCGCCGCTGAAAGATTTGGATCTGCCTGTCTCGCAACTGGTCAGTGATATAGTGTTCACTGCCCATATGGTCACCACTTCGGTAATATTGCTTCAAGCCATGTTTCAATACGAGGAGTTTTACGACTTTTGTATGGAACTTAAAAGCCTGAACTTGCGCTTTCAACGCGAAGTCAAAGTGCCAGCAAACAGTTTACCCAGAATGCGCTCTTTAAAACTACTTTTTCTGGGCTCGGCCAGCATTTTCACGCTGATCCCAGGGATATACATGGGAATAATCACCAACAGTTATGTGGGTTACTTCTTGTATTCCCTAGGATCGGTGCTAATCAACCGATGTCAGACCGTTCTACTCTTGATCAATGCCGAGCTGTTGACCTTCCATGCCGAACTGTTGTgccagcagctgcagcagatACTCAGCTGTCGCCAGATGAGATACAACTGCATCCTGGAAGGGGATTGTCAACGACTCACTTCCGTTGAGTTGCTGCTGAGTCTAAAGCAGGCGTACATGGAGCTATACGGCCTTTACAACCGATTTAATGCTCTATATGGATGGTCGATGCTGTTCATATTCGTAGTCATGTTCTTGGACTCTACAGTTAATATTTATTGGACACTCTTGTCTCTTTCCGATGCCTACAGCTATGTCTATATAGGAATAAGCTGTGCCAGCTTTATGCCACAGCTCGCGCTGATGCTTGCTCTTTGCAGCAGTGGAGAGTTCTGTAAGCGACAG CATGAGCTGATTGGAAGCCAGATACGTGGTGTGTCCTGCGCTTTGCAGGTGCAAAAACAGTCCGTGCATCAGGGTTACAGTGCTCTGGTGGTCGAATTCTCAATGCAGGTGGAACAGGATCCCTTAGTCATCAATGCCGAAGGTTTTATGGACATTGACTATGGTCTGCTCATGTCG ATTTTCACTGCAATGGTGACCTATCTGATCGTCTTGATGCAATTTGGGACCTTCTGA